A genomic window from Sparus aurata chromosome 4, fSpaAur1.1, whole genome shotgun sequence includes:
- the LOC115579956 gene encoding up-regulator of cell proliferation-like: MSSMNTDGQQPAVLFNFLSKLGLKKFYPNKITLQSLLEINKNSLSVETVQSVEDIPWCFLRKLFQINADCRSCAQLSNNDDEEDENDDPFRMDLYTADDSADDNVNPLDLIVALFLCADSFLQQEMALKMSMCQFSVPLLLPDGHNSQCTLMLWALRDIIKEWCPHDLAESRGFVEDNIVQADLPFFSFVRLKNCSLSKSQVLNHILSRGQQHHNIFVHRDMEGGAHARKIANGLVEVCWYLPNGNSNFDKFPKPVAFANLRGDIGQSITQFSFLCEVSTATFVFLDKVEETEHKILTSLQDVKSKLFFIFNHKAENAKEDMMSVKATMEELGLPNNNVRVKNSRINVADFSKKLCELIKPQLSDVKSTIRIENMPDKAVDLGLSVDESKTDEQRKTAEEIINSIRVRSIPDYKKQQLPLQGDNWKRLSKLESEECRMKDAGDSSLEEYKSQLQAEKQRIRKEQSQLKPSKAMKSFIETLSTSDKEKRDFFIQSMKFKLNTHSRDKLTELRNKFKEQCRKEKKDAKLIAELDRTLIDSSLGIEHYMREMGLIYEFSSQSVSPANKVSHLPGLAADMLLDGHPLELLDGDASNIPERWLTDVLMELHRKVGEKSRLLVLTVLGVQSSGKSTLLNTMFGVQFPVSSGRCTRGAYMLFLRVGEDMREKLDCDFIVLIDTEGLKSPQLAQLEDSYEHDNQLATFVIGLSDITIINIAMENSTEMKDVLQIVTHAFLRMKEIGKKPVCHFVHQNVAGVSAHEKMMTDRKYFLDQLNEMTQIAAEMENQTSINAFTDVLDYDIVKNNWNIPGLWLGTPPMAPVNTGYSETVADLKKDLLETVKSDRSDELSQIPEFLEWRKSLWKAVKYENFIFSFRNTLVAHAYDNLCKEFNQWEWEFNKESLSWQNKAELEILNDDGKSDLHHVNELVESIKSKLSMEIEVQQSSMTEKLKEYYKRKDRHVNLIEKYKTDFLKSISSLANEIQHSVMNKVDCSFELRKSSKEAQVFQRKHRELIEEQVMKLLSDCKNRTLSEEELKHEFEKMWTEVTVNVSGLEEQDISASILQQLRKHFINRNVNKELQNIRDLKEFGKDPFEAKSEHLKVNFQNVIWRNTAKRELQSDADRIIESCKRFILDTAKTETDYHDSYTRDLLEKIDESLKQCSRRCKPKFCIDINLHICGIASREFLQMHRKFLMDKDPKIQLEKFKPQYFSDFLDLYKERDDCQRKASEFVGCCIKPAVEQYISRSLGIDIVEEILNGSHSAQYSSRSFFQYNIQKELLLKEDFESFVKYICKYEIYVKDWIFQHILQKMSEDKTLCKLKNKTLQLLDQKITEATEKASKGEDGVQLPDDQESVTVLIKNMRKYLIKDILISEEAEKTTLFQLQSTCHPFTKCLIKSLSELNEQLQEEFSNSEDITETLNKLPIKPQDELFKRVFGCGQQCPFCKVPCEAGGKKHKEHHAAVHRPQGLGMYRNIDTEKLVPTLCTTSVHSERKFKNTDTKWELHPYKEYTTYYPDWHIPPDPSIEASDYWKYVLVKYNDRFAQEYKAKPADVPEAWRRITEEQALKGLKDAFNIK; this comes from the exons ATGTCTTCAATGAACACAGATGGACAACAGCCTGCAG TCTTATTCAACTTTCTCTCAAAACTTGGACTGAAGAAATTTTATccaaacaaaatcactcttcaGTCGCTGTTGGAGATCAACAAAAACAGCTTGTCTGTTGAAACTGTTCAATCAGTGGAGGATATACCTTGGTGTTTCCTCAGAAAACTGTTTCAAATCAATGCTGACTGCAGGAGCTGTGCACAACTTTCAAACAATGACGATGAGGAAGATGAAAACGATGATCCCTTTAGAATGGATCTCTACACTGCAGATGATTCTGCAGATGATAATGTTAACCCTCTGGACCTCATTGTAGCACTCTTCCTTTGTGCTGACAGCTTCTTGCAACAGGAAATGGCCCTCAAGATGTCAATGTGTCAGTTTTCTGTCCCACTGCTGTTACCTGATGGCCATAACAGTCAGTGTACATTGATGCTGTGGGCTCTGAGAGACATCATCAAAGAGTGGTGTCCACATGACTTGGCTGAATCAAGAGGGTTTGTTGAAGACAACATTGTCCAAGCAGATTTACCATTCTTTTCCTTTGTGAGGCTGAAAAACTGTAGTTTATCCAAGTCTCAGGTTTTGAATCACATTCTCAGTCGTGGCCAGCAGCATCACAATATCTTCGTACACAGAGATATGGAAGGAGGAGCACATGCAAGAAAAATTGCAAATGGTTTGGTAGAGGTTTGCTGGTACCTTCCCAATGGTAACAGCAATTTTGACAAATTTCCAAAACCAGTTGCCTTTGCCAATCTGAGAGGAGACATTGGTCAGTCAATCACAcaattcagttttctttgtgAAGTGTCAACTGCTACCTTTGTATTTCTGGACAAAGTTGAAGAAACTGAGCACAAGATTCTGACTTCTCTTCAAGATGTGAAATCCAAACTGTTCTTCATTTTTAATCACAAGGCAGAGAATGCTAAAGAGGACATGATGTCCGTCAAGGCAACAATGGAAGAGTTGGGTTTACCAAACAACAATGTGAGAGTCAAAAACTCAAGAATAAATGTAGCAGATTTTTCAAAGAAACTTTGTGAACTCATCAAGCCCCAACTATCTGATGTAAAATCCACAATAAGGATTGAAAATATGCCTGACAAAGCAGTTGATCTTGGTCTGTCTGTGGACGAAAGCAAAACTGATGAACAAAGGAAAACAGCTGAGGAGATCATAAACAGCATTCGGGTGCGAAGTATACCAGACTACAAGAAACAACAACTTCCTTTGCAAGGAGATAACTGGAAAAGATTATCAAAATTAGAGAGTGAGGAATGTAGAATGAAAGATGCTGGTGACTCCAGCCTTGAAGAGTATAAATCTCAGCTgcaggcagaaaaacaaagaatcaGGAAGGAGCAAAGTCAACTAAAACCATCCAAAGCAATGAAGagttttattgaaactttatcaacaagtgacaaagagaaaagagattTTTTCATTCAGTCAATGAAATTCAAGTTAAACACGCATTCTCGCGACAAACTTACTGAGCTGCGTAATAAATTTAAAGAGCAGtgcaggaaagagaaaaaagatgcaaaactCATTGCAGAGTTGGATCGGACTTTGATAGATAGTTCTTTAGGAATAGAGCATTACATGAGAGAGATGGGACTGATCTATGAGTTCTCCTCACAGTCAGTAAGCCCTGCTAATAAAGTGTCTCATCTCCCTGGTTTGGCTGCTGATATGCTGTTGGATGGACATCCTTTAGAGCTCTTGGATGGAGATGCTTCCAACATCCCAGAGAGATGGCTGACAGATGTGCTCATGGAGCTTCACAGGAAGGTTGGAGAGAAGAGCAGACTGTTGGTACTGACTGTGTTGGGTGTTCAAAGTTCTGGGAAGTCAACACTCCTCAACACCATGTTTGGAGTACAGTTTCCTGTCAGCAGTGGAAGATGCACAAGAGGAGCCTACATGCTCTTCCTCAGAGTGGGTGAGGATATGCGAGAGAAGCTGGACTGTGACTTCATAGTCCTCATTGACACAGAAGGTCTTAAGTCTCCCCAGTTGGCTCAACTAGAGGACAGTTACGAGCATGACAACCAGCTGGCAACCTTTGTCATTGGTTTGAGTGACATCACCATCATCAACATTGCAATGGAGAACTCAACAGAAATGAAAGATGTTCTGCAAATTGTAACCCATGCATTCTTGAGAATGAAGGAAATTGGTAAAAAGCCAGTTTGTCATTTTGTGCACCAGAATGTTGCGGGAGTTTCAGCTCATGAAAAgatgatgactgacagaaaatatTTCTTAGACCAACTTAATGAAATGACACAAATTGCAGCTGAAATGGAAAATCAGACGTCTATAAACGCATTCACAGATGTTCTGGATTACGACATAGTAAAAAACAACTGGAACATCCCAGGACTCTGGCTTGGGACCCCACCAATGGCACCAGTGAACACAGGTTACAGTGAAACTGTAGCAGATTTAAAGAAAGATCTTTTAGAGACGGTGAAAAGTGACAGAAGTGATGAACTCTCACAGATCCCAGAGTTTCTAGAATGGAGGAAAAGTCTCTGGAAAGCAGTCAAATATGAGAACTTCATCTTCAGTTTCAGAAACACTCTCGTTGCTCATGCCTATGACAACCTCTGCAAAGAGTTCAATCAGTGGGAATGGGAGTTCAATAAAGAGAGTCTCTCCTGGCAAAACAAAGCAGAGTTGGAAATCTTAAATGATGATGGCAAATCTGACCTCCATCATGTGAATGAATTGGTTGAATCAATAAAATCAAAGCTGTCAATGGAAATAGAAGTTCAACAATCATCAATGACAGAGAAACTTAAGGAATACTACAAAAGGAAAGACAGACATGTGAATCTCAtagagaaatacaaaacagactttttgaaAAGTATCAGTAGTCTTGCAAATGAAATCCAACATTCAGTGATGAATAAAGTGGATTGTTCATTTGAGCTGAGAAAAAGTTCAAAAGAAGCTCAGGTCttccaaagaaaacacagagaactGATTGAAGAACAAGTAATGAAACTCTTGAGTGACTGCAAAAACCGCACACTGTCTGAAGAGGAACTGAAACATGAGTTTGAAAAGATGTGGACTGAAGTCACAGTAAATGTGTCCGGCCTGGAAGAACAAGATATATCTGCAAGCATCCTCCAACAGCTgagaaaacatttcataaaTCGTAATGTAAATAAGGAATTACAGAACATTAGAGACCTAAAAGAATTTGGGAAGGATCCATTTGAGGCCAAAAGCGAACATTTAAAAGTGAACTTCCAAAATGTTATCTGGAGAAACACTGCAAAGAGAGAACTGCAGAGCGATGCAGACAGGATCATTGAGTCTTGTAAACGGTTTATACTTGATactgcaaaaacagaaacagattacCATGATTCTTACACAAGGGATCTCCTGGAGAAAATAGATGAATCTCTTAAACAATGCAGCAGGCGTTGCAAGCCCAAGTTTTGCATTGACATAAACCTTCATATTTGTGGCATTGCCTCAAGAGAGTTCCTTCAAATGCACAGAAAATTTCTGATGGATAAGGACCCCAAAATTCAGCTGGAGAAGTTCAAGCCTCagtatttttcagattttctcgATCTATACAAAGAGAGAGATGATTGCCAACGCAAAGCAAGTGAGTTTGTTGGATGTTGTATTAAACCAGCTGTTGAACAGTACATCAGTAGATCTCTGGGAATAGACATTGTGGAAGAAATTTTGAACGGTTCCCATTCAGCACAGTACAGTTCCCGCTCCTTCTTTCAGTACAACATCCAGAAAGAGTTGCTGCTAAAAGAGGACTTTGAAAGTTTTGTCAAGTACAtctgtaaatatgaaatatatgtCAAGGACTGGATATTTCAGCACATCCTGCAAAAAATGTCAGAGGACAAAACTTTGTGCAAACTGAAGAACAAGACTCTGCAGCTCCTCGATCAGAAAATAACAGAAGCAACAGAAAAGGCTTCAAAAGGAGAGGATGGTGTTCAGCTGCCAGATGACCAGGAAAGCGTCACGGTGCTCATCAAAAACATGCGCAAATATTTAATCAAAGACATCTTAATTTCAGAGGAGGCTGAAAAAACCACCCTGTTTCAACTCCAGAGCACATGCCATCCATTTACAAAGTGCCTCATTAAATCATTGAGTGAACTGAATGAACAGCTGCAGGAGGAATTCTCAAACTCTGAAGACATCACTGAGACTCTGAACAAACTTCCAATCAAACCACAAGATGAGCTTTTCAAGCGGGTGTTTGGCTGTGGACAACAATGTCCATTTTGTAAAGTTCCATGTGAGGCTGgaggcaaaaaacacaaagaacatcATGCAGCTGTTCATCGGCCACAGGGTCTTGGTATGTATAGAAATATAGACACTGAGAAGCTGGTTCCAACACTGTGTACAACAAGTGTGCACAGTGAACGGAaattcaaaaacacagacactaaaTGGGAGTTGCATCCTTACAAGGAGTACACCACGTACTATCCAGACTGGCACATTCCTCCTGACCCGTCCATAGAGGCATCTGACTACTGGAAGTACGTCCTGGTtaaatacaatgacagatttgcTCAAGAGTACAAAGCCAAGCCAGCAGATGTTCCAGAGGCCTGGAGGAGAATCACAGAGGAACAAGCTCTGAAAGGATTAAAAGATGCTTTCAACATAAAGTGA
- the LOC115579885 gene encoding interferon-induced very large GTPase 1-like, with protein sequence MRKYLIKDISISEEAEKTIMFQIQSTCHPFTKCLIKSLSELNQQLQEEFSNSEDITETLNKLPIKPQDELFKRVFGCGLQCPFCKVPCEAGGKDHKKHHAAVHRPKGLGGYRIIKNDKLAETLCTTDVHSECKFRNTDTKWELHPFKKYTKYYPDWHIPPDSSIEASDYWKYVLVKYNDRFAEEYKAKPADVPEAWRRITKEQALKGLKDAYNIK encoded by the coding sequence ATGCGCAAATATCTGATCAAAGACATCTCAATTTCAGAGGAGGCTGAAAAAACCATCATGTTTCAAATCCAGAGCACATGCCATCCATTTACAAAGTGCCTCATTAAATCATTGAGTGAACTGAATCAACAGCTGCAGGAGGAATTCTCAAACTCTGAAGACATCACTGAGACTCTGAACAAACTTCCAATCAAACCACAAGATGAGCTTTTCAAGCGGGTGTTTGGCTGTGGACTACAATGTCCATTTTGTAAAGTTCCATGTGAGGCTGGAGGCAAAGATCACAAGAAACATCATGCAGCTGTTCATCGGCCAAAAGGTCTTGGTGGATACAGGATTATAAAAAATGACAAGCTGGCTGAAACACTGTGTACGACAGATGTGCATAGTGAATGTAAATtcagaaacacagacactaaATGGGAGTTGCATCCTTTCAAGAAGTACACCAAGTACTATCCAGACTGGCACATTCCTCCTGACTCCTCCATAGAGGCATCTGACTACTGGAAGTACGTCCTGGTtaaatacaatgacagatttgcTGAAGAGTACAAAGCCAAGCCAGCAGATGTTCCAGAGGCCTGGAGGAGAATCACAAAGGAACAAGCTCTGAAAGGATTAAAAGATGCTTACAACATAAAGTGA